The proteins below are encoded in one region of Pseudomonadota bacterium:
- a CDS encoding YfcE family phosphodiesterase, which translates to MTKIGILSDTHLDTATDSFKSAIKTIFSDIDIIIHAGDMIGIGVYEYLCNWDLKAVRGNMDCRELQAILPYKRIEEINGKKIGIMHGKGPPYFVETLVSNEFHEVDAIIFGHSHMPLHAKKGNIVMFNPGSFRKPVNPPGTVGIMEISNNEIMFRLLEVR; encoded by the coding sequence ATGACAAAGATAGGGATTCTTTCTGATACGCACCTTGATACAGCCACGGACAGCTTTAAATCGGCAATAAAAACAATATTTTCAGATATAGACATAATAATTCATGCAGGCGACATGATAGGGATAGGGGTTTATGAATACCTCTGTAATTGGGATCTGAAGGCTGTCAGGGGGAATATGGATTGCCGTGAATTGCAAGCCATACTTCCGTATAAAAGGATAGAAGAAATCAATGGTAAGAAAATAGGGATTATGCATGGCAAGGGCCCGCCGTATTTTGTAGAAACGCTTGTTTCCAATGAATTTCACGAGGTTGACGCCATCATTTTCGGCCATTCCCATATGCCGCTTCATGCAAAAAAGGGCAATATAGTTATGTTTAACCCCGGTTCTTTTAGAAAACCTGTAAATCCTCCTGGCACAGTGGGTATTATGGAAATTAGTAATAATGAAATAATGTTCAGACTTCTTGAAGTTAGATGA
- a CDS encoding response regulator gives MKKILIADKDESLKDAFRVVFPSDEYEILFTSNGREVEKIVEEYRPEIYILNTSLDRRNGTDVYEDLKEKNMLQNVRFFFMKDEGIESDLSGYQIEGVIEKPINFFRVHQMIDKEDVLPELKITKKIEDNEIQRTQSYSALPKERMTVLENELKKIIYDSIESIKMSIVDKITPIISQYIEEYTKKILNDAAEKVIRNEMDKLLSLIRESRK, from the coding sequence ATGAAAAAAATACTTATTGCAGACAAAGATGAAAGTTTAAAGGATGCTTTTCGCGTTGTGTTCCCCAGCGATGAATACGAAATATTATTCACTTCAAACGGCAGAGAAGTTGAAAAGATCGTAGAAGAATATCGGCCCGAAATATATATTCTTAACACCAGCCTGGATAGAAGAAACGGTACAGATGTTTATGAAGACCTGAAAGAAAAAAATATGCTCCAGAATGTACGGTTTTTTTTCATGAAAGACGAAGGCATAGAATCAGATTTATCCGGTTATCAGATTGAGGGTGTCATTGAAAAACCTATTAATTTCTTTAGAGTCCATCAAATGATAGATAAAGAAGACGTTCTTCCTGAATTAAAAATTACAAAGAAAATAGAAGATAATGAAATCCAGAGAACTCAATCATACAGCGCTTTACCGAAAGAAAGAATGACCGTACTCGAAAATGAGTTGAAAAAAATTATTTATGATTCAATAGAAAGCATAAAGATGAGCATTGTAGATAAAATAACGCCAATAATCAGTCAATATATAGAAGAATACACAAAAAAGATTTTAAACGATGCAGCAGAAAAAGTTATACGGAATGAAATGGATAAGCTTTTGAGCTTAATAAGGGAATCAAGAAAATAA
- a CDS encoding prepilin-type N-terminal cleavage/methylation domain-containing protein encodes MNIRYLPLSRKDHFKGYISVLKQCHGFTLMEMIITIVILSVIALFTFSFFINLTKVYTSMESQRTIHQEAAYIAERISREIRDAKSVTVAGSIIAFQRSHAIATDSSSNIYVRFRLSGTDIYRDSGTSSASYTVNKIIGRNITNFTVTPTGVLPQNAAVQVAVSVSQGGLTQNYVTNICPKNYTTTGNCVFTGRDFGGCYEDRIY; translated from the coding sequence ATGAATATACGGTATCTACCATTGTCACGCAAAGACCATTTTAAAGGGTATATAAGCGTTCTCAAACAATGCCATGGCTTTACGCTTATGGAGATGATAATAACCATCGTTATCCTCTCTGTTATTGCTTTATTTACCTTTTCTTTTTTTATTAATCTTACGAAGGTTTATACGTCAATGGAAAGTCAGAGAACTATTCATCAGGAAGCTGCATATATAGCTGAAAGAATCTCCAGGGAAATAAGGGATGCAAAGTCGGTTACTGTTGCAGGCAGCATCATTGCCTTCCAGAGAAGTCATGCCATTGCGACAGACAGCAGCAGTAATATATATGTGAGATTCAGGTTATCAGGCACAGACATTTACAGAGATTCCGGTACTTCAAGCGCAAGCTATACGGTTAACAAGATTATAGGCAGGAATATAACAAATTTTACTGTTACGCCAACAGGGGTATTACCGCAAAACGCTGCTGTACAGGTAGCGGTTTCAGTTTCTCAGGGCGGCCTTACACAGAACTATGTTACAAACATTTGTCCGAAGAATTATACGACAACAGGCAATTGTGTATTTACAGGGAGGGATTTCGGGGGTTGCTATGAAGATAGAATTTACTGA
- a CDS encoding glycosyltransferase family 2 protein — protein sequence MLISVIIPAYNEINTISHVLKKVEDTPYNKEIIIVDDGSKDGTREYLSSRFTVHSSHFTTSANPILDEGKGGFLTDAKVIFHEKNMGKGAAIRSGIKAAKGDIIVIQDADLEYDPKDYPTLFEPIIEGKADVVYGSRFLGGTHRVFYFWHYVGNKLITLLSNMLTDLNLTDMETCYKVFKKEMLEGIRIESDRFGFEPEITAKMARKGCRIYEVPISYYGRSYEEGKKITWRDGAKAVFTIIKYNLFRK from the coding sequence ATGCTTATATCAGTGATAATTCCTGCATATAATGAAATCAATACAATTTCCCATGTGCTAAAAAAAGTGGAAGATACGCCCTATAATAAAGAAATTATTATAGTAGACGATGGCTCAAAAGACGGGACAAGGGAATACTTAAGTTCACGGTTCACGGTTCACAGTTCACATTTCACCACCTCTGCCAACCCCATATTGGATGAGGGTAAGGGAGGATTTTTAACCGATGCAAAGGTCATATTTCATGAAAAAAACATGGGAAAAGGCGCAGCTATCCGAAGTGGTATAAAAGCTGCCAAAGGAGATATTATAGTTATACAGGATGCGGATTTGGAGTATGACCCGAAGGACTATCCAACACTATTTGAACCTATTATTGAAGGAAAAGCTGATGTTGTTTATGGATCGAGATTTTTAGGAGGAACGCACAGGGTCTTTTATTTCTGGCACTATGTGGGCAATAAGCTGATCACTTTGTTGTCTAATATGCTTACCGATCTAAACCTCACGGATATGGAAACATGCTATAAGGTATTTAAAAAAGAGATGCTGGAAGGGATACGGATAGAATCTGACAGGTTTGGTTTTGAGCCTGAAATTACAGCAAAAATGGCAAGGAAGGGCTGCAGGATATATGAAGTACCTATTTCTTATTACGGCAGAAGCTATGAGGAAGGAAAGAAGATTACATGGAGGGATGGAGCAAAGGCCGTGTTTACCATCATAAAATATAATCTTTTCAGGAAGTAA
- a CDS encoding FAD-dependent oxidoreductase — translation MEKYPHIFSLGRIGPLIIKNRIKYAATETNFNYGDGYVSDREVAYMEAQAKGGAGIVTTQGAYPDSKGEGKGFKGMMSIDDDRFIPGLARIAEVIKDNGALSCIQILHCGREGGVDLDYCLMPSIVPQKLSYFKAPREITAKEIKESVNDHIKAARRAVKAGYDIIELSGIVGYLISTFISRYTNKRQDEYCGDIRARCRLMMEIIQGVKAEVGSAVPVGIRLCGLELLDDRGGNAVEESIESFRLAAEAGADYLSVTIGWHESSQSVITRDVPMGHWLYVAETIKKVVNVPVMMAFRQFLPEIPERAIAEGKIDFWEACRPMIADPEITRKAEEGREDEIIPCIACNVCFSRLYFHQPIMCSVRPSLGHENEDKWGYYGFASVEKRKNIIIIGGGPAGLQCAAVAAKRGHKVTLYEKGDYLGGSIILASKVDEGAIELMRPVRYLEGECRRNGVDIRLGVEFTSRMFDESDADTVIIAAGADINIPAALFSIKTLTPNDIMEKGIMPGRRVAIIGGEGAGLGTAIYLLKNGEYNITIVESSGKLGRDVNPFYLWQYIQLLKKKKANIMLNSKVTAVNENELSITVKGEVKTIGFDSIVIAQRNIASGWSNILDKGKKEVYFIGDAKKPRRLLNAIHDGYRLGMEI, via the coding sequence ATGGAGAAATACCCCCATATTTTTTCATTGGGACGCATCGGGCCCCTTATAATAAAGAACCGTATTAAATATGCTGCAACCGAGACAAATTTCAATTACGGCGACGGTTATGTCTCCGATAGGGAAGTGGCATACATGGAGGCGCAGGCAAAAGGCGGAGCAGGGATTGTAACTACCCAGGGCGCATATCCGGACTCAAAAGGAGAGGGTAAGGGCTTTAAGGGTATGATGAGCATTGACGATGACCGTTTTATACCAGGACTTGCACGGATTGCCGAAGTTATTAAGGACAACGGGGCATTATCCTGCATTCAGATTTTGCATTGCGGAAGGGAAGGGGGCGTAGACCTTGATTATTGTCTCATGCCGTCAATTGTGCCTCAGAAACTGTCATATTTTAAAGCTCCGAGAGAAATTACGGCAAAAGAGATAAAAGAATCGGTAAATGACCATATAAAGGCTGCACGAAGGGCAGTGAAAGCAGGCTACGACATAATAGAGCTGTCTGGTATAGTGGGCTACCTCATCTCTACATTTATTTCACGCTACACAAATAAACGACAGGACGAGTACTGTGGTGATATACGGGCCAGATGCCGCCTTATGATGGAAATTATACAGGGTGTCAAAGCGGAAGTGGGCAGTGCCGTGCCTGTAGGCATCCGTTTATGTGGTCTTGAGCTTCTTGATGACCGGGGAGGGAATGCCGTCGAAGAGAGCATAGAGAGCTTTCGCCTTGCAGCAGAGGCCGGGGCGGATTACCTGAGTGTAACTATAGGCTGGCACGAGTCTTCCCAATCGGTAATCACAAGGGATGTGCCTATGGGGCATTGGCTCTATGTGGCTGAGACAATAAAGAAGGTGGTAAATGTCCCGGTCATGATGGCTTTCCGCCAGTTTCTGCCGGAGATACCGGAGCGGGCAATTGCTGAAGGCAAAATTGACTTCTGGGAGGCGTGCCGTCCCATGATCGCCGACCCCGAAATCACCCGGAAGGCTGAAGAGGGCAGGGAGGATGAGATTATTCCCTGTATTGCCTGCAATGTCTGCTTTTCACGCCTTTATTTTCACCAGCCCATTATGTGCTCTGTAAGACCGTCCTTGGGTCATGAAAATGAAGACAAATGGGGATACTACGGTTTTGCCTCTGTAGAAAAGAGGAAGAATATCATTATTATCGGAGGAGGGCCGGCAGGATTGCAGTGCGCTGCTGTGGCGGCAAAAAGAGGTCATAAAGTTACGCTCTACGAGAAGGGCGATTACTTGGGCGGGAGTATAATACTTGCATCAAAGGTTGATGAAGGAGCAATAGAATTGATGAGGCCGGTCAGATATCTTGAAGGCGAATGCCGGCGTAACGGTGTTGATATAAGGCTTGGTGTTGAATTTACCTCTCGAATGTTTGATGAAAGCGATGCAGACACAGTCATAATTGCTGCAGGCGCTGATATTAACATACCTGCCGCATTGTTTTCGATAAAAACATTAACCCCGAATGACATTATGGAAAAAGGGATAATGCCTGGGAGACGCGTAGCAATTATTGGCGGCGAAGGTGCGGGGCTTGGCACGGCAATTTATCTTTTAAAAAACGGGGAATACAATATTACGATTGTAGAAAGCAGCGGCAAGCTTGGTCGTGATGTGAATCCCTTTTATCTGTGGCAGTACATACAATTATTAAAAAAGAAAAAGGCGAATATCATGTTGAACTCAAAAGTCACGGCAGTAAACGAGAATGAATTGAGTATTACAGTTAAGGGAGAAGTCAAGACGATAGGGTTTGACAGCATTGTTATAGCGCAGAGGAATATTGCATCAGGCTGGAGCAATATTCTGGATAAAGGTAAAAAAGAGGTCTATTTTATCGGTGATGCAAAAAAGCCGAGAAGGCTGCTCAACGCTATACACGATGGTTATCGTCTTGGAATGGAGATATAG
- a CDS encoding flavodoxin family protein, whose product MKIVAINGSHRGKNGYTQFLIDKLFEGAVNAGAQCESIVLAEQRINHCLGCRVCHTQKSYLKCVYDEKDDVGKLFDIMRTADILVYATPIYIFNMTGLMKVFLDRVTSTGDSSILALSDSGLFFHHIERKLISKPFVLLTCQDNFESETSKNVISYFKTFSKFLDAPLVGILVRKSGLLVGHGKDKEKETKYPKIRFVYEAFIKAGEELVKYGKCSNKTQKIVNQNIIDMPKPVEFILKFSFIRKNKMIMEKIFQKAAMHMSDH is encoded by the coding sequence ATGAAAATAGTTGCTATCAATGGAAGTCATCGTGGAAAGAACGGATATACACAATTTCTCATTGACAAACTTTTTGAAGGTGCCGTAAATGCCGGCGCCCAATGTGAGTCAATAGTTCTTGCCGAACAAAGAATCAATCATTGTCTGGGCTGCCGGGTATGTCATACTCAAAAAAGTTATCTGAAATGTGTTTATGATGAAAAAGACGATGTCGGCAAGCTGTTTGATATTATGAGAACCGCTGATATACTTGTTTATGCGACGCCGATATATATATTCAATATGACCGGATTGATGAAAGTCTTCCTGGATAGAGTAACGTCAACCGGTGATTCATCAATACTTGCATTGTCAGATTCAGGACTGTTTTTTCATCATATAGAAAGAAAATTGATTTCCAAACCTTTTGTTCTTCTGACCTGTCAGGATAATTTTGAATCTGAAACATCAAAAAATGTTATCTCGTATTTTAAAACCTTTTCGAAATTTCTTGATGCTCCTTTAGTAGGCATTTTAGTAAGAAAATCAGGCTTGCTGGTAGGACACGGTAAAGATAAGGAAAAAGAAACCAAATACCCAAAAATTAGGTTTGTCTATGAAGCATTTATTAAGGCAGGGGAAGAACTGGTAAAATATGGGAAATGTTCAAATAAAACTCAAAAAATAGTAAATCAAAATATTATTGACATGCCAAAACCGGTTGAATTTATATTAAAATTCAGTTTTATCAGAAAAAACAAAATGATTATGGAAAAGATATTCCAAAAAGCTGCTATGCACATGTCTGACCATTAA
- the rsmG gene encoding 16S rRNA (guanine(527)-N(7))-methyltransferase RsmG: MLSLSMMELDKIIQKGLNFFHIPYNEKIVNDLCFYALELKKWNKHMNLTGLKELNRIVSELLYDAFFLYGYMHEKKSVLDLGSGSGILAIPIAILNENFKIISVDKSLKKIQFQRHIKRTMHLKNFVALHGRIETLDPIEADALIVKGFGSIEAILEKGGRHIRTGGCAFVLKGKGEDQIIYQGFELDYVMPYVLPVSNREYRLFVYRKQLSGHPWTGTRSPPPAA; this comes from the coding sequence ATGCTATCCTTAAGTATGATGGAATTAGACAAAATAATACAGAAAGGGCTAAATTTTTTTCATATTCCGTACAATGAAAAGATAGTAAACGACCTATGCTTTTATGCACTTGAACTTAAGAAATGGAATAAGCATATGAACCTTACCGGCCTGAAGGAATTAAATCGTATTGTTAGCGAGCTATTATATGATGCATTTTTTCTATATGGATATATGCATGAAAAGAAATCCGTTCTGGATTTAGGTTCCGGCAGCGGGATTCTTGCAATTCCTATTGCGATATTGAATGAAAATTTTAAAATCATTTCAGTGGATAAAAGTCTGAAAAAGATTCAATTCCAAAGACATATAAAAAGAACCATGCACCTGAAAAATTTTGTAGCATTACACGGCAGGATAGAAACACTGGATCCTATAGAGGCAGATGCGCTTATTGTAAAAGGATTCGGGAGTATAGAAGCGATATTAGAAAAAGGGGGAAGGCATATTCGGACTGGAGGTTGTGCTTTTGTCCTAAAGGGTAAGGGCGAAGACCAGATAATATATCAGGGATTTGAATTGGACTATGTAATGCCTTATGTCCTTCCAGTAAGTAACAGGGAATACCGGCTTTTCGTTTATAGAAAACAATTATCGGGACACCCGTGGACAGGTACCCGGTCGCCTCCTCCAGCAGCATAA
- a CDS encoding glycoside hydrolase family 57 protein, translating into MDNIYLSFIWHMHQPYYKNLYTGEYMLPWVLLHGTKDYYDMPFLLKEFDGIRQNFNFVPSLLLQLIDYEDLNVKDTYLDIFKKTPKDLSENEKIFLLVNFFNANWDNMIRPFPRYYELLRKRGFYYPKEHIKDILGYFNDEDFQDIQVLFFLSWIDPLFYEHYDDLKYLKSKGKGYGEDDKRILENVQKDILKGIIPLCKELSLNGTIELSTSPFYHPIIPLLIDNRIARDAMPDCSLPEKLFASPKDASAQISKAKEFFYQTFQFNSKGMWPPEGSVSDNALQLYMEHGIEWVATDEEILYKSLNQEGKRDNEGFLINPEVLYRPYCLEKSGKKINIVFRDKYLSDLISFHYSKSDPKDAAMDLIRRVKKIGESVKDKIQKPLVAIVMDGENAWESYRNDGRDFFKYLYEGILKEKDIVCQTVSEILKDTKDIGTLSHCFAGSWISNNFSIWIGHVEDNTSWTLLSETRDFLEAKDPDGLNQNAWESVYIAEGSDWNWWYGDEHSSESDEVFDFLFRENLSNVYRFLGEEPPEKLNIPVILKDREVKPTREPVNFIHPKIDGGVSNYFEWMGSGFIEGKGHGAAMHDSVLLMKGFYFGFDERSLYMRVDVDKSFIQNINDLSFEINIEGKGTFESVYHVKGGLIESPLPLKAAFSDILEIEVAFKSLGVSTGDKINIWSSVKIKEMPVDRIPVRGYITIKVPSEDFEMEMWYV; encoded by the coding sequence ATGGATAATATTTACCTTTCATTCATCTGGCATATGCACCAACCGTACTATAAAAACCTTTACACCGGTGAATACATGCTCCCCTGGGTGCTGCTTCACGGCACGAAAGATTACTATGATATGCCCTTTTTGTTAAAAGAATTTGACGGTATAAGGCAGAATTTTAATTTTGTCCCTTCGCTGTTGCTGCAGCTTATTGATTACGAAGATTTAAATGTAAAAGATACATATCTGGATATATTCAAAAAGACGCCTAAAGATCTGTCCGAAAATGAAAAAATATTTTTATTGGTGAATTTTTTTAATGCAAACTGGGACAATATGATAAGACCTTTCCCGAGATATTATGAACTTTTACGGAAGAGAGGGTTTTATTATCCTAAAGAGCATATTAAAGATATTTTAGGTTATTTTAATGATGAAGACTTCCAGGATATACAGGTTTTATTTTTTCTTTCCTGGATTGATCCGTTGTTTTATGAGCATTATGACGATTTGAAATATTTGAAATCTAAAGGCAAGGGATACGGCGAAGACGATAAGCGTATATTAGAAAATGTTCAGAAAGATATTTTAAAGGGCATTATCCCACTTTGCAAAGAACTTTCATTAAATGGCACAATAGAGCTTTCTACATCACCTTTTTATCACCCCATAATCCCGCTTTTAATTGACAACAGGATTGCAAGGGATGCAATGCCTGATTGCAGTTTGCCCGAGAAACTCTTTGCCAGCCCGAAAGATGCATCAGCCCAAATAAGCAAAGCGAAAGAATTTTTTTATCAGACATTTCAATTTAATTCGAAAGGTATGTGGCCTCCGGAAGGCTCTGTGAGTGATAATGCCCTTCAATTATACATGGAGCATGGTATTGAATGGGTCGCAACAGATGAGGAAATTCTTTATAAAAGTCTGAATCAGGAAGGTAAAAGAGACAACGAAGGTTTTCTTATAAATCCTGAAGTGTTATACAGGCCGTATTGCCTTGAAAAGTCAGGCAAAAAAATCAACATTGTTTTCAGGGATAAATATTTATCCGATCTTATTTCTTTCCATTATTCCAAATCAGACCCTAAAGATGCGGCAATGGATTTAATAAGAAGGGTAAAAAAGATAGGGGAATCCGTAAAAGACAAAATCCAGAAACCTCTGGTTGCAATCGTTATGGATGGAGAAAATGCATGGGAGAGCTACAGGAACGATGGAAGAGATTTTTTTAAATATCTTTATGAGGGTATATTGAAGGAGAAAGATATTGTTTGCCAGACCGTTTCTGAGATACTTAAAGATACAAAAGATATCGGTACGCTGTCACACTGTTTTGCAGGCTCATGGATCAGCAATAATTTTTCCATATGGATTGGTCATGTAGAGGACAATACAAGCTGGACTTTGCTTTCCGAGACGAGAGATTTTTTGGAAGCAAAAGACCCTGATGGGCTGAATCAAAACGCCTGGGAATCCGTGTATATTGCTGAGGGCAGTGACTGGAACTGGTGGTACGGCGACGAGCATTCATCGGAGAGCGACGAAGTATTCGATTTTCTCTTTCGTGAGAATCTCTCAAATGTTTATAGATTTTTAGGTGAAGAGCCTCCCGAAAAATTAAACATTCCTGTAATACTTAAAGATAGGGAAGTAAAACCGACAAGAGAACCTGTGAATTTTATACACCCAAAAATAGATGGAGGGGTATCGAACTATTTTGAATGGATGGGCTCCGGTTTTATAGAAGGGAAGGGGCACGGGGCTGCAATGCATGATTCTGTTTTACTTATGAAAGGGTTCTATTTTGGATTTGATGAACGTTCATTGTATATGAGAGTAGACGTAGATAAATCTTTTATCCAGAATATTAATGATCTTTCTTTTGAGATAAATATTGAAGGAAAGGGAACTTTTGAATCTGTTTACCATGTGAAGGGGGGATTAATTGAAAGTCCTTTGCCTTTAAAAGCAGCCTTCTCTGACATTCTTGAAATTGAGGTTGCTTTTAAGTCCCTTGGTGTTAGCACCGGCGACAAGATCAATATATGGTCTTCCGTGAAGATAAAGGAGATGCCGGTAGATAGAATTCCTGTAAGAGGATATATTACAATCAAGGTGCCTTCCGAGGACTTTGAAATGGAAATGTGGTACGTATAG
- a CDS encoding prepilin-type N-terminal cleavage/methylation domain-containing protein, with product MFKVQKTGVNSQNSDVGGKGSALRHNSLLYVIRRPFPVMFLLFNSKFKIQNSKSCSQGFTLLETIIVIIIIGILAISIGYRFFSTSETSTVAGVDQAAADIQYVQTLAMGTMSPKSILFTNGSGAYNMAGEPRTFPGNAVAGTTITFTFNSLGEPTAGGDQTIAIGPKQIKVWAITGKVEELP from the coding sequence GTGTTCAAGGTTCAAAAGACAGGGGTCAATAGTCAGAACTCAGATGTCGGCGGTAAGGGTTCAGCATTAAGACATAATTCTCTACTGTACGTGATACGCCGCCCGTTCCCAGTAATGTTTTTGCTTTTCAATTCAAAATTCAAAATTCAAAATTCAAAATCTTGTTCACAGGGTTTTACATTACTTGAGACAATCATTGTAATTATTATTATCGGTATACTTGCCATATCCATAGGATACAGATTTTTTTCCACTTCTGAAACAAGCACTGTTGCAGGAGTGGACCAGGCGGCTGCGGATATCCAATATGTTCAAACTCTTGCAATGGGCACTATGTCCCCTAAGAGCATTTTATTTACGAATGGTTCCGGTGCTTATAATATGGCTGGAGAACCCAGGACATTTCCGGGAAACGCTGTTGCAGGCACAACAATAACGTTTACTTTTAACTCCCTTGGAGAACCCACTGCGGGTGGAGACCAGACAATCGCAATAGGGCCGAAGCAGATAAAGGTATGGGCAATTACGGGAAAAGTAGAGGAACTGCCTTGA
- a CDS encoding AAA family ATPase, whose translation MDIPYLEYFSLNEKPFGLTPDPLFYYESTTHREAIDHLKFFLSQKEGFACIYGDVGTGKTVLSRTFLGSLDKSLYNTALILNPIMDEKEFLLETLKELNISHDNPSKKEMFDKFQLFLLEEFKKGKETIIIIDEAQLLSDDMLEFIRVLSNLETEKEKILHTILFGQQELIEKLKEPRMRYLSQRITVIYRLKPLSLREVNLYITHRLLKAGSKGFLQFKDDAIKLIYSASKGYPRIVNVICDRCLILLYSKSERTVDEDIVNMVLQEESISTLAEMIKIKKRLPALPYLIAALIAVILLLSSLFNLIPIEKIIHNILTSNTYKGGFK comes from the coding sequence ATGGACATTCCATATCTGGAATACTTTAGTCTCAATGAAAAACCCTTTGGGCTGACGCCTGACCCACTTTTTTATTATGAATCCACAACGCACAGGGAAGCCATTGACCACCTTAAGTTTTTTCTATCCCAAAAGGAAGGGTTTGCTTGCATTTACGGCGATGTGGGTACCGGAAAAACCGTATTGTCCCGTACTTTTTTAGGTTCACTTGATAAATCACTATACAACACTGCTCTTATATTAAATCCGATAATGGATGAAAAAGAGTTTTTGCTTGAAACCTTAAAAGAGCTCAATATTTCTCACGACAACCCATCAAAAAAAGAAATGTTTGACAAATTTCAGTTGTTTCTTCTTGAGGAATTTAAAAAAGGAAAAGAAACCATAATAATAATTGATGAGGCGCAGCTTCTTTCAGATGATATGCTTGAATTTATCAGGGTTCTGTCAAATCTGGAAACAGAAAAGGAAAAGATACTTCACACAATCCTTTTCGGCCAACAAGAACTGATAGAAAAGTTAAAAGAACCGCGAATGAGGTATTTATCCCAAAGAATAACCGTTATATACCGGCTGAAGCCTCTTTCCTTGAGAGAGGTTAACCTTTACATAACCCATAGGCTGCTCAAAGCAGGTTCAAAGGGATTTCTGCAGTTTAAAGACGATGCAATCAAGCTTATTTATTCTGCATCAAAGGGATATCCAAGGATCGTTAATGTTATCTGCGACAGATGCCTGATTCTTCTCTATTCAAAATCCGAAAGGACAGTCGATGAAGATATTGTAAATATGGTGCTTCAAGAGGAGAGTATTTCTACATTGGCGGAAATGATTAAAATTAAAAAAAGGCTTCCTGCGCTTCCCTACCTTATAGCAGCATTAATCGCAGTTATTCTCCTCCTATCATCTTTATTTAATTTGATTCCAATAGAAAAAATTATCCATAATATATTAACATCTAATACATATAAGGGGGGCTTCAAATGA